The genome window CAACTTCGTCTCCTTACGCCCACGCATAACCTAACCAAGCTATCGATAGCAGCAGATCCGTGGCCCGAGCGATGAGGCCGTCCTCCATCTGTATCCTCCTAGCGGTGGCAgtcttcctccaccaccacctcctccccggGGTGGAGGCATCGGTGGAGAAGGCCTGCAGGGACGCAGCGAATAGCAGCCCCAATATCAAGTACGACTTCTGCGTGGCGGCGCTCCGCTCGTACCCGGGAAGCCGGTCGGCGGACAAGAAGGGGCTGGCGGTGATAGCGGCTAGCTTGACGAAGGACAAAGCCACCAGCGTCAGCGCTAAGGTCAAGAGTTTGCTAGCCAAGGCGAGtgataagaagaagaagcagtGCTTGGAGTCTTGCGAGAGCGTCTACGAGGACGTGCTCTCAGACCTCGACACGTCCATCCCGGCCATCAAGGAGGGTCGCCTGGGCGACGCTAAGACTTATCTCAGCGCTGCTGTGGACGCGCCCAGCACCTGCGAGGAGGGTTTCGAGGAGCTGCAGGTCCCCTCGCCCTTGACCAAGGAGGACTCCGACTTGACGCAGATCTGCATTATTGCTTTAGCCTTCACAAATATGCTTGGGTGAGTTGCTTGCCGTTTCGCCTTTCCGTTGGTTATAGCTTTGATGTGAAGCTCCTCTTCCGaataaaatactttttttttctttttcgggCGGTATAATTATTGTGTTTCATGCTTGATCTCTTCAgggaaagcaaataaaaataCTTTCCGGAAAGAAAAGTATTGCCATATGTATTTAATTTGCATAttaggaagagaaaaaaaaaaaaaatttgatcaa of Musa acuminata AAA Group cultivar baxijiao chromosome BXJ2-3, Cavendish_Baxijiao_AAA, whole genome shotgun sequence contains these proteins:
- the LOC135607535 gene encoding putative invertase inhibitor, with product MRPSSICILLAVAVFLHHHLLPGVEASVEKACRDAANSSPNIKYDFCVAALRSYPGSRSADKKGLAVIAASLTKDKATSVSAKVKSLLAKASDKKKKQCLESCESVYEDVLSDLDTSIPAIKEGRLGDAKTYLSAAVDAPSTCEEGFEELQVPSPLTKEDSDLTQICIIALAFTNMLG